One Lutzomyia longipalpis isolate SR_M1_2022 chromosome 4, ASM2433408v1 DNA segment encodes these proteins:
- the LOC129796658 gene encoding zinc finger MYND domain-containing protein 10 homolog, with translation MAEREKNVIYPEEVDFHVKSLRKYRVADIGKTLWFTNHEVLVKIHQQAVLEATEASTGREEVMKDALILEEKLKIFIHNAYAILVWRHKVLPEVLKQKLSPQCSFIIYTIFFHEATLVGLLETLLFHPEACEALEETSLDLIDYCLQAIIQLIAEKDAEGAAENEEVSVKEEIEKYQRTLQFRIGIRCLSILSFLVDNLEKISLSAVSRLVEIHDTPCVLSEILHIRPWIRHGKDSIEHFMDDEWRPVCGEEVMRVTKAEAHTWFCLREFLLNPRLLGSYDVTSFRQREISKCQGLLHDVLIDQLPPLGDLKQFLVTFAVAKETGEGAKKAKKLLLEELPEIREKLLREVYEKGLENIVREHLKVLSFEGSQNMSEIASKLTKAYNLDALEDLYKQEDVKRRSLDPLCALCGASAPKKCSKCRSIHYCSRECQMNHWKAHKPFCRK, from the coding sequence ATGGCTGAAAGGGAAAAGAATGTAATTTATCCGGAAGAAGTGGATTTCCACGTGAAAAGTTTACGGAAGTATCGAGTGGCTGACATTGGGAAGACTCTCTGGTTCACCAATCACGAAGTTCTCGTGAAAATTCATCAGCAAGCCGTCCTGGAGGCTACGGAAGCCAGTACCGGACGCGAAGAAGTCATGAAAGATGCCCTAATTCtcgaagaaaaactcaaaatctTCATCCACAATGCCTATGCGATCCTCGTGTGGAGGCACAAGGTCCTTCCGGAAGTGCTGAAGCAAAAACTAAGCCCACAATGTTCCTTCATCatttacacaattttcttccacgAAGCCACTCTTGTAGGGCTCCTGGAGACACTTCTCTTCCACCCCGAAGCTTGTGAGGCTCTCGAGGAGACATCTCTGGATTTAATTGATTACTGCCTTCAAGcaataattcaattgattGCAGAAAAGGATGCCGAAGGAGCTGCAGAGAATGAGGAAGTTTCCgttaaggaagaaattgagaaatatcaGCGCACTCTGCAATTTCGCATTGGAATCCGTTGCCTGAGTATCCTCAGCTTCCTTGTGGATAATTTGGAGAAGATTTCTCTGAGTGCTGTGAGTCGTTTAGTTGAGATTCACGACACTCCGTGCGTTCTCAGTGAAATCCTCCATATTAGACCATGGATACGGCATGGAAAGGATAGCATTGAGCACTTCATGGACGATGAATGGCGTCCTGTGTGTGGGGAAGAAGTCATGCGTGTCACAAAGGCTGAAGCTCACACGTGGTTCTGCCTCCGGGAGTTTTTACTCAATCCTCGCCTTCTGGGCAGCTATGATGTTACAAGCTTTCGCCAGAGGGAGATTTCCAAATGCCAAGGATTGCTTCATGATGTACTAATTGATCAATTGCCACCACTGGGGGATCTTAAGCAATTCCTGGTTACATTTGCCGTTGCCAAGGAAACTGGAGAAGGGGCGAAAAAGGCAAAGAAACTCCTCCTGGAGGAACTTCCGGAAATCCGGGAGAAGCTTCTGCGGGAAGTGTATGAAAAGGGGCTGGAGAACATTGTGAGGGAGCACCTGAAGGTTCTTTCATTTGAAGGAAGCCAGAATATGTCTGAGATTGCCTCAAAGCTGACCAAAGCCTACAATCTTGACGCCTTGGAGGATCTCTATAAGCAAGAAGACGTCAAGAGGCGCTCCCTAGACCCATTATGTGCTCTCTGTGGAGCCTCTGCTCCGAAGAAATGCTCAAAATGCCGCAGCATCCACTACTGCTCCCGGGAATGTCAGATGAATCACTGGAAAGCCCATAAACCCTTCTGcaggaaataa
- the LOC129796659 gene encoding 40S ribosomal protein S12: MSDTEVDVTPSSDPVIGGPMDINTALQEVLKKSLIADGLVHGIHQACKALDKRQAVLCILAESCDEPQYKKLVTALCHEHQIPLIRVDSNKKLGEWSGLCKIDKEGKPRKVCGCSVVVIKDFGEETPALDVIKEHLRAQS, from the exons ATGTCTGATACTGAAGT AGATGTGACTCCATCCTCGGACCCCGTCATTGGGGGACCCATGGACATCAATACGGCACTCCAGGAAGTCCTGAAGAAGTCCCTCATTGCCGATGGGCTGGTCCACGGTATTCATCAGGCTTGCAAAGCTCTCGACAA gCGTCAAGCTGTCCTTTGCATCCTGGCCGAAAGTTGCGATGAGCCACAGTACAAGAAACTCGTAACAGCCCTCTGCCACGAGCACCAGATCCCCCTTATTCGTGTGGATTCCAACAAGAAGCTTGGCGAATGGTCAGGACTCTGCAAAATTGACAAAGAAGGAAAACCAAGGAAGGTTTGCGGATGCTCTGTGGTTGTCATCAAAGATTTCGGTGAGGAGACTCCAGCTCTTGATGTTATCAAGGAGCACCTCAGGGCACAGAGTTAA
- the LOC129796661 gene encoding transmembrane protein 14 homolog gives MPVDLIGYIYAATVAAGGIIGYVKAASVPSLAAGLAFGSVLGYGAHLNSGSPPRPLLQLGTSLVLAGMMGARWARSGKLMPPGLVCILSVVTFVRGIYVYNEHLWPARRQ, from the exons ATGCCTGTGGATTTGATTGGATACATATATGCAGCAACTGTGGCTGCTGGTGGTATCATTGGCTACGTGAAAGCAG CTTCGGTACCTTCCTTGGCTGCTGGTTTGGCTTTTGGATCTGTCCTTGGGTATGGAGCTCATCTGAATTCTGGGAGTCCACCGCGACCTCTTCTGCAGCTGGGTACGAGTCTCGTCTTGGCCGGCATGATGGGAGCTCGATGGGCAAGATCCGGAAAGTTGATGCCACCTGGACTTGTTTGCATCCTTTCCGTGGTTACCTTTGTACGCGGCATATACGTATACAATGAACATCTCTGGCCAGCTAGGCGTCAGTGA